The Streptomyces sp. TG1A-8 nucleotide sequence GCGGCGCGCTCCGGGTGATCAGCGCCGACGGCAGTGGCGACCGAGCGGTGGCCGCGCCCGAGCCGGCGGAAGGTCCGGACGTCTTCTTCGGCCTGCCGGAGCATGTCGCGAGCGAGTCGATGGGCCGCTACCGGGCGTACTGGTGGGCACCGGACGGAGAGCGGCTGCTGACCACCCGGGTGGACAACCGGAAGGTTGGGCTGTGGTACATCACCGATCCGGCCGACCCCGCCAAGCCGCCGCGCACCATGCGCTACCCACGGGTCGGCACCGCCAACGCCGAGGTCACGCTCTGGATCGCCGATCTGGCGGGCAACCACACCGAGATCCGCTGGGACCGGGCCGGCTTCGAGTACCTGCCCGCGGCCGGCTGGGACGGGCACGGTCCGTTCGCCGCCGTACTCAGCCGCGACCAGCGCACGCTCCAGGTACTGGCCATCGACCCGGCAGACGGTACGACCAGCCTCCTGGCCGAGCGGCACGATGAGCGCTGGGTGGAGCTGCTGGTGCCCGGAGTGCCCGCGCGGACAGACACCGGCCTGCTCGTCGACTACCTCGACCGGGACGAGACCCGGCACCTGAGCATCGACGGCACGCCGGTCACACCGGACGGCCTGCAGCTGCACGAGGTGCTCGCGGTGGACGGCGAGACGGTGCTTTTCACAGCGTCCGCAGAACCCACCGAGCGCCATGTGTGGAGGTACCGTCCGGGCCAGGGCATACACCGGCTGACCGAGCAGCCGGGGGTGCACTCCGGCGCATTCTGCGGCAGCACGTTCGTACACACCACGCGCACGCTGGATCTGCCGGGCTCGCACACCACCGTGCACCGCCTGACCGAGGACGGCCGACCGGAACCGGACGGCCCCGCGCCCGTCGAAATCAGCTCGCACGCCCAACGCCCGCTGCTGCAACTGCGTGTCGAATCCGCCGCCGTCGGGCCCCGCGAACTGCGCACACACCTCTTCCTGCCGTCCTGGCACAAGGCCGGTGACGCCCAGCTACCGGTGCTGGTCGACCCCTACGGCGGCCCCGCAATGCAGAAGGTGATGGCCGAACAGACCTCTCACACCCTCGTCTCGCAGTGGTTCGCGGAACAGGGCTTCGCGGTGCTGGTGACGGACGGCGCCGGCACGCCCGGACGCGGGCCACGCTGGGAGAAGGAGATCTACGGCGACCTGATCGGCCCGACCCTGGACGACCAGGTCGCCGCGCTGCACGCGACCGCCGAGCGCCACCCGGAGCTTGATCTCGACAGGGTCGGCATCCGCGGCTGGTCGTTCAGCGGGACGCTGGCCGCCGCCGCGGTGCTGCGCCGACCCGACACCTTCCACGCCGCAGTGGCCGGCGCCCCTCTCACCGACCAGCATCTCTACGACGCCTGCTGGAAAGAACGCTTCCTCGGTCTGCCCGACCAATACCCGGAGCACTATGAGCTGTCCTCGCTTCTTGCCGACGCTCCAAAGCTCAGCCGCCCGCTGCTGCTGATGCACGGACTGGCAGACGACAACGCCTTCGTGGCCAATACGCTGCAACTCTCCAGCGCTCTGCTGGCCGCGGGGAAGCCGCACGAGGTGCTGCCGCTCAGCGGGATGACACATGCCGCACCGACCAACGACACGTTCGCCCGGCTACTGGGGCACCAACTGGAATTCCTCCAGCGGCACCTGGTCGGCCGCCCCACCACGGTGCCCTGCTAGGCCCGATACTCCCGAAGCTACGGGCAGGTGCCAACTGGCACCTGCCCCACGGTCATCCTGGCTGCCATCACACTGTGTATTCGCTAGGCGAGGGACACCCCCAACAGCAAGGCCCGAGGTCTTTGGAGGAGATATCCGCGAAGCGGCCCCCGCGGCAGGGCTGATTCAAAGTCCTGGTGATCATGTATCGGTGCAGGTCAAGCGAGTCCGAGCAGGTCGAGCGGGTGAGTGAAGGGCGCGTAGGAAACCTGCCGTAGCCCGGCGGCGATGCTGCGGTGACCGGCGTCGCGGAGCGTGTTGACCGCGAGGTTCCGCAGTGTGGCCATGTTCGCCGGGCCGTGCCCGGTGCGGACCTTGGATGCGTCCTCGGCGAAGGTTGTATCTCTGACGTGGTGCACGGACTCGATGCCCCAGTGTGCGCGGGCGAGTTGCCCGAGATGCTGCGGGGATGCCTGACGGGAGGTCATGTCGGTGATCGCATAGACCGTCTGCCGGGTGGTCTTCCCGCTCTTGACGTCGGTGCGGTAACGGTGGATCTTCACGGCCTGCGCGACGTGCGGGAAGTCCAGGCCGAGGCCGGTGACGGTCAGCGCACGCACCGAGCGGGTCTCGTGCCGGCCGTGTCCCTGCTCGCGGTCGTGGCGCACCGCGGTGCATTCCTTCCACGGCAGGGCGCGCAGCGCGGTGTGCAGGCGCGGCTGGTTGCGCTTGACCACGAGCACGAAATGGGCCTTCTTCTCCTGTACCAGGTAGCGGGCCTGTTCGCGGCTGGTGTGCAGCGCGTCGGCGGTGACCGTGCAGCCGATCAGGTCGAAGGGCGCCAGCAGCGCGGGCAGGGCGGTGACCTCGGTGGTCTTGTCCGGCACCGGGAGCTGGGAGACCACGCGTCCGGAGCCGGTCAGGGCAGACAGCAGGTGAACGGCGTCGTCGGTGTCGGTGCGCGAGCCGCGGGCGGTCTTGCCGTCCACGGCCACCTGCTCGGCGCCCACCGGGGCGGAGCCGAGCAGATCGGCCAGCCCGCCGGGGCACACCAGGGTGAGCACACGGCGGATCGTGGATGTGGCAGGCGCGCGCCGGATGCCGAGCGGGCCCCGGGACGGGATGCCGAGACGGGCGAGACAGTCCTGCGGGGCATTGCGCGCCCACTGGCCGATGGCCAGGTAGGAGCGGGCCCCGGCCAGCACCGCGCAGGCCGCGGTGAGCAGGACCGACACCAGCGAGTGCCGACGGCCACGGCGGTCGCGCAGGTCGAGCAGTGTCGCCAACCGCTCGGCGACGTCGGGCAGTTCACGCTGGCGCGGCGAGGGCGACTTGGTCAGGCAGACAGTGGCAGACTGGCGGCACATCGAGGCTCCGGTGATACAGGGCGACTTGGTAGGTCACCCCGTCAACTGGAGCCTCGTTGTCTTCGTGACGGCCCACCGGCCACCCCGTCACACCTCCGTGACCAGCAACGCTTCGTGATCACCAGGACTTTGAATCAGCCCTGGCCCCCGCGGGGGCCGCTTCGCGGATATCTCCTCCAAAGACCACCTTGGTCGCCCGCTCCTCGGCCGTGAGGACGTTCAGCCCCACCCGCACGTCGTAGGGCAGATAGTCCAGGGCCAGGCGGCGGCCGACATAGTCCATGACGGAGCTGACCTGCCTGATCTCCGGGTCGTTGGTGAGGCCGGCGGGCTCGAACCGCATGCCGACGTACTCACGGACGAACACTTCGAGCGGCACGCCGTGCTGAAGGCCCCGCGTGATGGTGGAGGAGAAGGCATCCATCATGCCCGCGAGCGTGGAGCCCTGCTTGACCATGCGGATCATCACCTCGGCTGGAACGCCATCGGTGGTGCAGGCGACGGTGAGGTACCCCTTCCCCTCGCCGACGGTGAACGAGCGGGTCGTCGACTTCATCCGCCGCGGAGGACGCTGGGGCGCCGGTCGGCCCACCTGATCGTCGCTGCGCGTCAGCGTCGTACCGTCACCGAACCGCTCGGCCATGAATGATCCTTCACTGGTAGATGGAGAACGTACAGACTGGGTCACACACAAACTGTGGACGTCAACTGCTAGTGCTTTGACCAGGAACGTTCGCCGGGTGGTTGGGCAACGTTGTGGTCGTTGACCGCACTCGGGGATCATCGCGGGATGAGCGAGATCATCTTGATGTCGGATCCACGGGTAGCAGCCGTCCCCGTACACGAGTGCGGTGAGCCGCTGGTCGATGTCCGGAGGGGGCCGCTGCTTGTGGACTTGCGGAAGCAGGTCGACTCGGACGCCTTCTTCTACCTGCGGGAAGGCGTGCTGGAGCGTCTGTTCAAGGCACAGGCGCACTTGCCGGCCGGTCTGAGGTTCCTGGTGGTCGAGGGCTATCGTCCTCCGGCATTGCAGCGGCGCTACTTTGAAAAGTACGCGGCCAGACTGCGAGCTGAGCAG carries:
- a CDS encoding DPP IV N-terminal domain-containing protein, translated to MVTSPLLRQLARTRRFTLGAPTRFTVAPDNTCVLFLRSRAGDDPVGCLWTLDLATGAERLLADPAGLLGDATDEVPEEERIRRERARQQAAGITDYATDTAAQVATFALSGQLWVVDTGSGAVRQLPARQPVVDPRPSPDGRNIAYVSGGALRVISADGSGDRAVAAPEPAEGPDVFFGLPEHVASESMGRYRAYWWAPDGERLLTTRVDNRKVGLWYITDPADPAKPPRTMRYPRVGTANAEVTLWIADLAGNHTEIRWDRAGFEYLPAAGWDGHGPFAAVLSRDQRTLQVLAIDPADGTTSLLAERHDERWVELLVPGVPARTDTGLLVDYLDRDETRHLSIDGTPVTPDGLQLHEVLAVDGETVLFTASAEPTERHVWRYRPGQGIHRLTEQPGVHSGAFCGSTFVHTTRTLDLPGSHTTVHRLTEDGRPEPDGPAPVEISSHAQRPLLQLRVESAAVGPRELRTHLFLPSWHKAGDAQLPVLVDPYGGPAMQKVMAEQTSHTLVSQWFAEQGFAVLVTDGAGTPGRGPRWEKEIYGDLIGPTLDDQVAALHATAERHPELDLDRVGIRGWSFSGTLAAAAVLRRPDTFHAAVAGAPLTDQHLYDACWKERFLGLPDQYPEHYELSSLLADAPKLSRPLLLMHGLADDNAFVANTLQLSSALLAAGKPHEVLPLSGMTHAAPTNDTFARLLGHQLEFLQRHLVGRPTTVPC
- a CDS encoding ribonucleoside-diphosphate reductase encodes the protein MAERFGDGTTLTRSDDQVGRPAPQRPPRRMKSTTRSFTVGEGKGYLTVACTTDGVPAEVMIRMVKQGSTLAGMMDAFSSTITRGLQHGVPLEVFVREYVGMRFEPAGLTNDPEIRQVSSVMDYVGRRLALDYLPYDVRVGLNVLTAEERATKVVFGGDIREAAPAGARADSKSW
- a CDS encoding ISAs1 family transposase; protein product: MCRQSATVCLTKSPSPRQRELPDVAERLATLLDLRDRRGRRHSLVSVLLTAACAVLAGARSYLAIGQWARNAPQDCLARLGIPSRGPLGIRRAPATSTIRRVLTLVCPGGLADLLGSAPVGAEQVAVDGKTARGSRTDTDDAVHLLSALTGSGRVVSQLPVPDKTTEVTALPALLAPFDLIGCTVTADALHTSREQARYLVQEKKAHFVLVVKRNQPRLHTALRALPWKECTAVRHDREQGHGRHETRSVRALTVTGLGLDFPHVAQAVKIHRYRTDVKSGKTTRQTVYAITDMTSRQASPQHLGQLARAHWGIESVHHVRDTTFAEDASKVRTGHGPANMATLRNLAVNTLRDAGHRSIAAGLRQVSYAPFTHPLDLLGLA